A single genomic interval of Cucumis sativus cultivar 9930 chromosome 7, Cucumber_9930_V3, whole genome shotgun sequence harbors:
- the LOC101211915 gene encoding phytochrome C, which translates to MSSTSTNKTVCSKTSFDRSKHGAHVVAQTPIDAKLHVDFEGSERLFDYSASVDFNAACSTSNVHASTVQSYLLNIQRGSLVQPFGCMIAVDGENLSVLAYSENAPEMLDLAPHAVPNIEQQEALTFGTDVRTLFRSPGAAALQKAADFKEVNLLNPILVHCRTSGKPFYAILHRVDVGLIIDLEPVNPADVPVTAAGALKSYKLAAKAISKLQNLQSGNISLLCEVLVKEVSDLTGYDRVMVYKFHDDEHGEVVAECCRSDLEPYFGLHYPATDIPQASRFLFLKNKVRMICDCLAPPVKVLQDRRLAQPLSLCGSALRAPHGCHARYMMNMGSIASLVMSITINENDSESENDQEKDRKLWGLVVCHHTSPRFVPFPLRYACEFLIQVFGIQINKEVELQAQLKEKHILRIQTVLCDMLLRDAPVGIVTQSPNIMDLVKCDGAALYFRKKFWSLGVTPTEAQIRNIADWLLKDHSGSTGLSTDSLTEAGFYGASALGDEICGMAAVRITSKDFLFWFRSHMAKEIRWGGAKHDPSDEDDGRKMHPRSSFKAFLEVVKRRSQPWEDVEMDAIHSLQLILRGSLQDEIEEECKVITTVPPVDEKTQQLDELRVITNEMVRLIETAAVPILAVDVFGKINGWNSKATELTGLAIQEAIGMPLVDCVVNDSVKVVKKMLSLAIQGIEEKNVEIKLKTFGTAVQNGPVILEVNSCCSRDLNNNVVGISFIGQDVTKQKLVMNQYTQIQGDYTGIMRNPSALIPPIFMADGEGRCLEWNDAMEKLSGFRRVEMTNRMLLGEVFTLENFGCRVKDHTLTKLRIILHRVISGQDTEKFLFRFCDREGNYVESLLTASKRTDTEGTVTGVFFFLHVASPELQYALEMQRISEQATAENLHKLAYLRQEIRKPLDGIALMQNLISSSDLSIEQKQLIKLNTLSREQLHKIVHDTDIQSIEECYMETNCSEFNLGDVLDVVTNQTMTLSQEREVKIICESLADVSSLHLYGDNLRLQQVLSEFLTNTLLFTCKESSVIFKATPRKERIGKGIHIVHLELRITHPTPGIPAHLIQEMFDDNNDSSKEGLGLYISQKLVKIMNGTVQYLREAETSSFIILIEFPLVEHVAR; encoded by the exons ATGTCTTCAACGTCAACAAACAAGACTGTGTGTTCCAAGACCAGCTTTGACCGATCGAAACATGGGGCTCATGTGGTTGCGCAGACCCCAATTGATGCAAAGCTTCATGTAGACTTTGAAGGTTCGGAAAGGTTGTTCGATTACTCTGCATCGGTTGATTTCAATGCCGCTTGTTCCACTAGCAATGTTCATGCTTCCACTGTACAGTCATACCTTCTAAACATTCAGAGAGGAAGTCTAGTTCAACCATTTGGTTGTATGATTGCTGTGGACGGGGAAAACTTGTCTGTTCTTGCATATAGTGAAAATGCTCCCGAAATGTTGGACTTGGCCCCACACGCTGTGCCTAACATCGAGCAGCAAGAAGCTTTAACTTTTGGAACAGATGTACGAACTCTTTTTCGTTCACCCGGAGCTGCAGCTTTGCAGAAAGCAGCTGACTTTAAGGAAGTTAATCTTCTCAATCCTATTCTAGTCCATTGTAGAACTTCTGGTAAACCGTTTTATGCAATTTTGCATCGAGTAGACGTGGGATTAATTATAGATCTGGAACCGGTGAACCCAGCTGATGTGCCAGTGACTGCAGCTGGGGCATTGAAATCTTATAAGCTAGCAGCCAAAGCCATCTCAAAATTGCAGAACTTGCAAAGTGGGAATATATCTCTTTTGTGTGAGGTATTGGTTAAGGAGGTTAGCGATTTGACAGGTTATGATCGAGTAATGGTGTATAAATTCCACGATGATGAACATGGAGAAGTTGTAGCTGAGTGCTGTCGATCAGACTTAGAACCATATTTTGGCTTGCACTACCCAGCTACTGATATACCTCAAGCTTCAAGGTTCctgtttttgaagaataaagTTAGAATGATATGTGATTGTTTGGCACCTCCGGTTAAAGTGCTTCAAGACAGGAGATTAGCTCAGCCATTAAGTTTATGTGGGTCTGCATTGAGGGCTCCCCATGGTTGTCATGCTCGATATATGATGAATATGGGTTCTATTGCATCTCTTGTGATGTCTATTACGATCAATGAGAATGATAGTGAATCAGAAAATGATCAAGAAAAGGATAGAAAATTGTGGGGTTTAGTAGTTTGCCATCACACCAGCCCTAGGTTTGTTCCATTTCCTTTGCGATATGCTTGTGAATTCTTGATTCAAGTATTTGGTATACAGATTAACAAAGAGGTGGAGTTGCAAGCTCAGTTGAAGGAAAAACACATCTTGCGAATTCAAACAGTTCTTTGTGATATGCTGCTAAGAGATGCTCCGGTAGGAATTGTTACTCAATCTCCTAATATTATGGATCTTGTTAAGTGTGATGGTGCTGCCTTATATTTCAGAAAGAAATTTTGGTCACTTGGAGTCACCCCCACAGAGGCGCAAATTAGAAATATAGCTGACTGGCTTCTCAAAGACCATAGTGGAAGCACAGGTTTAAGTACTGATAGCCTTACTGAAGCTGGTTTCTATGGTGCTTCTGCGCTTGGTGATGAGATTTGTGGAATGGCTGCTGTTAGGATCACATCTAAGGACTTCCTTTTCTGGTTTCGGTCACATATGGCTAAGGAAATCAGGTGGGGTGGTGCAAAACATGATCCTAGTGATGAGGATGATGGAAGAAAGATGCATCCAAGATCATCATTCAAGGCTTTCCTGGAAGTGGTGAAGCGGCGTAGTCAACCTTGGGAAGATGTGGAAATGGATGCCATTCATTCACTGCAATTAATCTTACGAGGTTCTTTACAGgatgaaattgaagaagaatgCAAGGTGATTACAACTGTCCCACCAGTTGATGAGAAGACGCAACAATTGGATGAATTGCGCGTCATTACAAATGAGATGGTTCGCCTAATTGAAACAGCTGCAGTGCCCATCTTGGCTGTAGATGTCTTTGGCAAGATCAATGGGTGGAACTCCAAAGCCACTGAGCTTACAGGATTGGCCATCCAGGAAGCCATTGGCATGCCCTTAGTTGATTGTGTGGTGAATGATTCTGTTAAGGTGGTAAAGAAAATGCTTTCCCTGGCCATTCAAG GCATTGAAGAGAAGAACgttgaaatcaaactcaaaacatTTGGAACTGCGGTACAAAATGGTCCAGTGATCTTAGAAGTTAACTCATGTTGTAGCCGAGACTTAAACAATAATGTTGTAGGAATTTCTTTTATAGGGCAGGATGTAACGAAGCAAAAACTGGTAATGAACCAATACACCCAAATCCAAGGTGATTACACAGGGATTATGCGAAACCCATCTGCACTTATTCCTCCAATTTTTATGGCCGATGGCGAGGGCCGGTGCTTGGAGTGGAATGATGCAATGGAAAAGTTATCTGGTTTTAGAAGGGTAGAGATGACAAATAGGATGCTTCTTGGGGAGGTTTTCACGCTTGAAAACTTCGGATGCCGTGTGAAAGATCACACGTTGACCAAGCTTAGGATAATACTGCATAGAGTAATTTCAGGCCAGGATACAGAGAAATTTTTGTTTCGGTTCTGTGATCGTGAAGGAAACTACGTCGAATCATTGCTTACTGCAAGCAAAAGGACTGATACAGAGGGTACTGTCACTggggttttcttcttcttgcacGTGGCTAGTCCAGAGCTTCAATATGCTTTGGAGATGCAGCGGATTTCCGAACAAGCTACAGCGGAAAATCTCCATAAATTGGCATATCTGCGTCAAGAAATTCGAAAACCCCTTGATGGGATTGCACTTATGCAGAATCTAATAAGTTCATCTGACTTAAGCATAGAGCAAAAACAGCTAATTAAATTGAACACTTTGAGTCGAGAACAATTACACAAGATTGTACATGATACTGATATCCAGAGTATTGAGGAATG TTACATGGAAACAAACTGTAGTGAATTCAACCTTGGAGATGTTCTTGATGTTGTAACGAATCAAACCATGACGTTGAGCCAAGAGCGTGAGGTGAAGATCATTTGTGAATCACTTGCCGATGTGTCATCTCTGCACTTATATGGAGATAACTTGAGGCTACAGCAAGTGCTCTCTGAGTTCTTGACGAACACGCTTCTCTTCACTTGCAAAGAATCGTCTGTCATCTTTAAAGCAACTCCAAGGAAGGAGCGCATTGGGAAGGGAATCCACATTGTTCATCTTGAATTGAG GATCACCCATCCCACTCCAGGAATTCCTGCACACTTAATCCAAGAGATGTTCGACGACAACAACGATAGCTCAAAGGAAGGTCTTGGCTTATACATAAGCCAGAAGCTTGTGAAGATCATGAATGGCACTGTACAGTATCTTCGAGAGGCCGAAACCTCGTCATTCATCATCCTCATAGAATTCCCCTTAGTAGAGCATGTTGCTAGATGA